TATGCCGGCAATTTCGCCGCCGTTGAAAGCCGTGCGCTGCTCCACGCCCTTCAGGAAACCGGACGCATCACTTCTTGGCCCGCCGCCCGCCGCGTCTTATTCGCCGCCCGCACGCCAGCAACCGTTCGCGCGCTCCTCCGCTTGTGGCTGAAATCATGAACGCAGCCCCCGCCATCACGGTCCTGATGCCTGTTCACAATGCCGCGCCATTCGTCCGCGCCGCGATCGACAGCATTCTCACGCAGTCTTGGACCGAATTTGAGTTTCTCATCATCGATGACGGTTCTTCCGACGACAGCCTTGCCGTCATCAAAGGCATTGCCGACCCACGCATTCGTCTCGTTGAACAAAAGCCCAACCAAGGCATCGTTAGCACGCTCAACTCAGGTCTCGCGCTTGCCCGCGGCCGCTACATCGCCCGCATGGATGCCGACGACCTCGCGCTCCCCGGGCGCCTTGAGCAACAATTCAACTTCATGGAATCGCATCCCGAGGTCGGCCTCTGCGGCACATACTTCCAAAAAATCGGCGACGATCCCGGCCCCGGCTGGATACGCTTTCACGAAAACGCTTCACTCCAGATCGCCCTGCTTTTTGAGAATCCGTTTTGTCACCCCACGGTGATGATGCGTCGTGAAATCCTCTCGCGACATCAGCTGCTCTATCCCGCGGATGCCCCCCACGCCGAAGAATACGCGCTGTGGGCCCGGCTTGCCCGGCACACACACTTCGCCAACCTGCCTGACACCTTGCTTCACTATCGCACCCATGCTCGTCAAGTGAGCCGGCTGCACAACGCAATCCAGTGCCGCTCGATTGATCACGTCATCCGCACGCAGCTCGCTCATCTCGGATTGCTCCGTCTTTCTTCCGGACAACTCGCCCTCCACCAAGTTCTCGGAGGCGGATTTTATCCGCTGCCCGGTTACATCGCGCACCTTAAAAAATGGACTCGCACACTCGTCGTCGCCAACGCACGCACCGGACTTTTTGATCACGCTGAACTCACACGACAGCTTGAAGAGCGGCTCCGTGTGGCGCGTGATTACCATGAACGCATGCTGGCTGAAATGCCCCCTGTTCGTCGTTTGAAATGGCGAATCTCAACTTGGTTAAGACATCACGCCGACTCGCTCCGCCCCCGCGCTGAGGCAACTCCACTCGCATCTCCATGAGATCTTTTTGCACAGTCGTCACTTGGTCGTATCTGCCCTATGTGCGTGCTCTTCGCGATTCCCTGCGTGAATCGGGAAACTCCGAGCCATTTCACGTTCTCGTCACCGATGCCACACGCGCCCAACTGCCCGCCGCCGAAGACGGACTGATCTGCATCACACTCGACGAACTGGCTCCGCAGCCACCGCGCGCAATGCGTTACTACTTCAGCGCGTTCGAACTGTGCAACGCCCTCAAGCCCTTTGTCGTCTCCCATCTGCTCACCGCCGGGTTCGAGCGCGTCATCTATCTCGACTCCGATCTGCTGGCTTCCGGTTCAT
This portion of the Rariglobus hedericola genome encodes:
- a CDS encoding glycosyltransferase family 2 protein, which codes for MNAAPAITVLMPVHNAAPFVRAAIDSILTQSWTEFEFLIIDDGSSDDSLAVIKGIADPRIRLVEQKPNQGIVSTLNSGLALARGRYIARMDADDLALPGRLEQQFNFMESHPEVGLCGTYFQKIGDDPGPGWIRFHENASLQIALLFENPFCHPTVMMRREILSRHQLLYPADAPHAEEYALWARLARHTHFANLPDTLLHYRTHARQVSRLHNAIQCRSIDHVIRTQLAHLGLLRLSSGQLALHQVLGGGFYPLPGYIAHLKKWTRTLVVANARTGLFDHAELTRQLEERLRVARDYHERMLAEMPPVRRLKWRISTWLRHHADSLRPRAEATPLASP